A genome region from Solirubrobacter pauli includes the following:
- a CDS encoding haloacid dehalogenase-like hydrolase, with protein MSERLPAWRPGPTRDAVLAFLDRSQDIPVDERVAYVDNDGTLWCEKPTYVQQDFFVDALQRRVADDPSLAEHPAFAAVLSGDMAAIGAIGLAEVAGALAALFDGQTPEQYAGAVDDFLGRHRHRTLEVPVDRVIYRPMLELLAELRALEFSVGIVTGGGTEFVRRVSKRFYGVEPGMVVGTLIGYRFDRDDRGRPLVRRTIAQSGTANEGGAKLEHIQAQVGRAPVLAIGNSGGDRELLEWAQTSPHGGLAVLIVHDDADREFAYTSEAATFTDAEVITDVADRLGWTVVSMQRDWATIFVGAD; from the coding sequence ATGAGCGAACGACTGCCGGCGTGGCGTCCTGGTCCCACCCGCGACGCGGTCCTCGCCTTCCTGGATCGCAGCCAGGACATCCCCGTCGACGAGCGCGTGGCCTACGTCGACAACGACGGCACGTTGTGGTGCGAGAAGCCGACCTACGTCCAGCAGGACTTCTTCGTCGACGCGCTCCAACGGCGCGTGGCCGACGATCCGTCGCTCGCCGAGCATCCCGCGTTCGCCGCGGTCCTGAGCGGCGACATGGCGGCGATCGGGGCGATCGGCCTCGCGGAGGTCGCCGGCGCCCTCGCCGCGCTCTTCGACGGGCAGACCCCGGAGCAGTACGCCGGCGCGGTGGACGACTTCCTCGGCCGCCACCGCCACCGGACGCTCGAGGTCCCGGTCGACCGCGTGATCTACCGGCCGATGCTCGAGCTGCTCGCCGAGCTCCGCGCGCTCGAGTTCAGCGTGGGCATCGTGACGGGTGGCGGGACCGAGTTCGTGCGCCGGGTCAGCAAGCGCTTCTACGGCGTCGAGCCCGGCATGGTCGTCGGGACCCTGATCGGCTACCGGTTCGACCGCGACGACCGCGGCCGGCCGCTCGTGCGGCGGACGATCGCGCAGAGCGGAACGGCCAACGAGGGCGGGGCGAAGCTCGAGCACATCCAGGCTCAGGTCGGCCGCGCGCCGGTCCTCGCGATCGGCAACTCCGGCGGCGACCGCGAGCTGCTCGAGTGGGCGCAGACGAGCCCCCACGGCGGCCTCGCCGTCCTGATCGTGCACGACGACGCGGACCGTGAGTTCGCCTACACGAGCGAGGCCGCGACCTTCACGGACGCCGAGGTCATCACCGACGTCGCCGATCGCCTGGGATGGACCGTGGTCAGCATGCAGCGGGACTGGGCGACGATCTTCGTCGGCGCCGATTGA
- a CDS encoding DUF1501 domain-containing protein, which produces MNTCCTEHARASAGLPAIEPGMPAPAGTGLSRRSLLLRSAGLGLAVYGAGKLAKLPVFEAGVAHAQAGGPGTVLLNVFLDGGVDSLSVLAPVEDATYRRLRPQLALKDGRPFAEDPRLRWHPSVNALADLHAEGKVSVLPAVGYTGADQSHFTSRHFWEVGALDANLRTGWLGRVLDRIGAADNPLQGVSLDGQLAPSLATARNPVAALDKPEDFGFWAPGAWGPAGDLAVPAFTNIGRSLLGADDPAIAQAAQAAAFAGTVRDALAPLGNDGKPAYASAAAYPQSSDAFPKRLAGFAAMLAAGLPVRAASVRAPGTWDTHANQEETLPKNLQLTFDSLLAFQRDLEARGLADRVLTLVWSEFGRRAAENGSGTDHGAAGVGFLIGTRAAGRMIGEFPGVDKLDAQGNLRATSDFRGLYGALCGDWFGVDPLAVLPDARNIGRPVILK; this is translated from the coding sequence ATGAACACCTGCTGCACCGAGCACGCCCGCGCGTCCGCGGGCCTTCCCGCGATCGAGCCCGGCATGCCCGCGCCGGCCGGCACCGGGCTGTCCCGCCGGTCGTTGCTGCTGCGCTCCGCCGGCCTCGGCCTGGCGGTGTACGGCGCGGGCAAGCTGGCGAAGCTGCCCGTGTTCGAGGCCGGCGTCGCGCACGCGCAGGCGGGCGGACCGGGCACCGTGCTGCTCAACGTCTTCCTCGACGGCGGCGTGGACTCGCTGTCCGTGCTCGCCCCGGTGGAGGACGCGACCTACCGGCGCCTGCGCCCGCAGCTGGCGCTGAAAGACGGCCGCCCGTTCGCCGAGGACCCGCGGCTGCGTTGGCACCCGTCGGTGAACGCGCTCGCCGACCTGCACGCGGAGGGCAAGGTGTCCGTGCTCCCCGCGGTCGGCTACACCGGCGCGGACCAGTCGCACTTCACCTCGCGGCACTTCTGGGAGGTCGGCGCGCTGGACGCCAACCTGCGCACGGGCTGGCTCGGCCGCGTGCTCGACCGCATCGGCGCCGCCGACAACCCACTGCAGGGCGTCTCCCTCGACGGCCAGCTGGCGCCGTCGCTGGCCACGGCGCGCAACCCGGTCGCGGCGCTCGACAAGCCCGAGGACTTCGGCTTCTGGGCACCCGGCGCCTGGGGGCCGGCGGGGGACCTCGCCGTGCCCGCGTTCACGAACATCGGCCGCTCGCTGCTCGGCGCGGACGACCCCGCGATCGCTCAGGCCGCGCAGGCGGCCGCGTTCGCCGGGACCGTGCGCGACGCGCTCGCCCCGCTCGGCAACGACGGCAAGCCCGCCTACGCGTCGGCTGCCGCCTACCCGCAGTCCAGCGACGCCTTCCCGAAGCGCCTCGCCGGCTTCGCCGCGATGCTCGCCGCCGGGCTGCCGGTGCGGGCCGCCTCCGTCCGCGCTCCCGGCACGTGGGACACCCACGCCAACCAGGAGGAGACGTTGCCCAAGAACCTCCAGCTCACGTTCGACTCGCTGCTCGCCTTCCAGCGCGATCTCGAGGCGCGCGGGCTCGCCGACCGCGTGCTCACCCTCGTGTGGTCGGAGTTCGGGCGCCGCGCGGCTGAGAACGGGTCGGGCACCGACCACGGCGCGGCCGGCGTCGGCTTCCTGATCGGGACGCGCGCCGCGGGCCGGATGATCGGCGAGTTCCCGGGCGTGGACAAGCTCGACGCCCAGGGCAACCTGCGCGCCACGTCGGACTTCCGCGGCCTCTACGGCGCGCTCTGCGGGGACTGGTTCGGCGTCGACCCGCTGGCCGTCCTGCCGGACGCGCGCAACATCGGCCGCCCGGTGATCCTCAAATGA
- a CDS encoding dihydrolipoyl dehydrogenase family protein: MRTFDVVVIGAGPAGEVAAGRLAEHGLDVAIVEDRLVGGECSFWACMPSKALLRPYEALAEAKRIPGAAEAVTGALDVAAVLARRDEIIHDLDDSAQLPWLEDRKVTLIRGHGRLSGERRVRVGDEEVEARKAVFLAPGSLPLMPPIEGLDAIDDAWTNRDATTTKEIPESMVVMGGGVVGVEMSQAFQTLGCQVTLIEGARRLLPNEEEFACIQLTEALEALGVNIRTGRKATKVEQEADGMVTVHMDDGTTATGEKLLVALGRDPSTKDLGLEVVGLEPGKTIDVDEQHRVPGHDWLYALGDVNGIALFTHMGKYQARLAADHVLGQDHSLTHGANGKLSPRVVFTEPQVAAVGHTSETATEAGIDFEVVETSTSGNAGGSFYGRNAEGTTRWLVDKQRGVVIGCTITGAEVADFLHAATIAIVGEVPVARLAHAVPSFPTRSEIWLKLAG, translated from the coding sequence ATGCGGACCTTCGATGTGGTGGTGATCGGGGCAGGACCGGCCGGCGAGGTGGCCGCGGGGCGCCTCGCGGAGCACGGCCTCGACGTGGCGATCGTCGAGGATCGGCTCGTCGGCGGCGAGTGCTCGTTCTGGGCGTGCATGCCGTCGAAGGCGCTGCTGCGCCCGTACGAGGCGCTGGCCGAGGCCAAGCGGATCCCCGGCGCGGCCGAGGCGGTGACCGGGGCGCTCGACGTGGCGGCGGTGCTCGCCCGCCGCGACGAGATCATCCACGACCTCGACGACAGCGCGCAGCTGCCGTGGCTGGAGGACCGCAAGGTCACGCTGATCCGCGGTCACGGCCGGCTGAGCGGCGAGCGGCGCGTCCGGGTCGGTGACGAGGAAGTCGAGGCGCGCAAGGCCGTCTTCCTCGCCCCCGGCTCGTTGCCGCTGATGCCGCCGATCGAGGGCCTGGACGCGATCGACGACGCGTGGACGAACCGCGACGCGACGACCACCAAGGAGATCCCCGAGAGCATGGTCGTGATGGGCGGCGGCGTCGTCGGCGTCGAGATGTCCCAGGCGTTCCAGACGCTCGGCTGCCAGGTCACGCTGATCGAGGGCGCGCGCCGGCTGCTTCCCAACGAGGAGGAGTTCGCCTGCATCCAGCTCACGGAGGCGCTCGAGGCGCTCGGCGTGAACATCCGCACGGGGCGCAAGGCGACCAAGGTCGAGCAGGAAGCCGACGGCATGGTCACCGTGCACATGGACGACGGCACCACGGCCACCGGCGAGAAGCTGCTGGTCGCGCTCGGGCGTGATCCGTCGACGAAGGACCTCGGGCTCGAGGTCGTCGGGCTCGAGCCGGGCAAGACGATCGACGTCGACGAGCAGCACCGCGTGCCCGGCCACGACTGGCTGTACGCGCTCGGCGACGTCAACGGCATCGCGCTGTTCACGCACATGGGCAAGTACCAGGCCCGACTGGCCGCCGACCACGTGCTCGGCCAGGACCACTCGCTCACGCACGGCGCGAACGGGAAGCTGTCCCCCCGCGTGGTCTTCACCGAGCCGCAGGTCGCGGCGGTCGGGCACACGTCGGAGACCGCGACGGAGGCCGGCATCGACTTCGAGGTCGTCGAGACGTCGACGTCGGGCAACGCGGGCGGGTCGTTCTACGGCCGCAACGCCGAGGGCACGACGCGCTGGCTCGTCGACAAGCAGCGCGGCGTGGTGATCGGCTGCACGATCACGGGCGCCGAAGTCGCCGACTTCCTGCACGCGGCGACGATCGCGATCGTCGGCGAGGTGCCGGTGGCGCGGCTCGCGCACGCGGTGCCGTCCTTCCCCACCCGCAGCGAGATCTGGCTGAAGCTGGCGGGTTAA
- a CDS encoding TetR/AcrR family transcriptional regulator, which translates to MPDPHPSLRERNRARARAEIVAAAQRLFLAQGFAATSVEQIAEAAGVAPRTVFRHFPRKEDIVFHRHAEQVGRFAQLLDAQPADQGALDALVGALLAMLRLDDPASDGTMLRVLDREPELQRRDAALVADHHAAVVDFLIGRGADPQRAELLAGTFMGTMQAARRLVLLQPEVPPHAHLGAAVELLRGLDWPAPSV; encoded by the coding sequence GTGCCAGACCCGCATCCGTCGCTCCGTGAACGCAACCGCGCCCGTGCGCGAGCGGAGATCGTCGCGGCGGCGCAGCGGCTCTTCCTCGCCCAGGGGTTCGCCGCCACCTCGGTCGAGCAGATCGCCGAGGCGGCCGGCGTCGCGCCGCGGACCGTCTTCCGGCACTTCCCGCGCAAGGAGGACATCGTCTTCCACCGTCACGCCGAGCAGGTCGGTCGGTTCGCGCAGCTGCTGGACGCGCAGCCCGCGGACCAGGGCGCGCTCGACGCGCTCGTCGGCGCGTTGCTGGCGATGCTGCGCCTGGACGACCCCGCATCGGACGGGACGATGCTGCGCGTGCTCGACCGCGAGCCCGAGCTGCAGCGTCGCGACGCCGCGCTGGTCGCCGACCACCACGCGGCGGTCGTCGACTTCCTGATCGGCCGCGGTGCGGACCCGCAACGCGCCGAGCTGCTGGCGGGCACCTTCATGGGGACGATGCAGGCCGCGCGCCGTCTGGTGCTGCTCCAGCCGGAGGTCCCGCCCCACGCGCACCTGGGCGCCGCCGTCGAGCTCCTCCGTGGACTCGACTGGCCCGCGCCGAGCGTCTAG
- a CDS encoding glutathione S-transferase family protein, with the protein MTSGAFVRQKSQFRDRPEGGPDRHHLYVALACPWSQRAAIVRAVTGLEIGISYAHPYRDERGWAFTGDRFTDDVNGFAFLQQAYDSSDPSFEGRVSVPVLWDKEAGRIVNNESADIVVIFDEWTGGTLYPADKRAEIDEVGAWIYEAFQNGVYRAGFSRSQRAYDEAFAGVFSALDRMEALLADRRYLTGDAITLADWRLLPTLLRFDAVYHTHFRCNGRRLIEYPNLLRYTRDLYAQPGVADTFALDEVKEHYYTTHDELNPKRIIPAGPLDLGFT; encoded by the coding sequence GTGACCTCCGGAGCCTTCGTCCGCCAGAAGAGCCAGTTCCGCGATCGCCCCGAGGGCGGTCCGGACCGTCATCACCTGTACGTCGCCCTGGCCTGCCCGTGGTCCCAGCGGGCGGCGATCGTCCGGGCGGTCACAGGGTTGGAGATCGGCATCTCGTACGCCCATCCGTACCGCGACGAGCGCGGGTGGGCCTTCACCGGTGACCGGTTCACCGACGACGTCAACGGCTTCGCGTTCCTCCAGCAGGCCTATGACAGCAGCGACCCGAGCTTCGAAGGCCGCGTCTCCGTCCCCGTGCTGTGGGACAAGGAGGCCGGCCGGATCGTCAACAACGAGTCGGCCGACATCGTCGTGATCTTCGACGAGTGGACCGGCGGCACGCTCTACCCGGCCGACAAGCGGGCGGAGATCGACGAGGTCGGGGCCTGGATCTACGAGGCGTTCCAGAACGGCGTCTACCGCGCCGGGTTCAGCCGCTCACAGCGCGCGTACGACGAGGCGTTCGCCGGCGTCTTCAGCGCGCTGGACCGGATGGAGGCCCTGCTCGCCGACCGCCGGTACCTGACCGGCGACGCGATCACGCTCGCCGACTGGCGCCTGCTGCCGACGCTCCTGCGGTTCGACGCCGTCTACCACACGCACTTCCGCTGCAACGGCAGGCGGCTGATCGAGTACCCGAACCTGCTCCGCTACACCCGCGACCTCTACGCCCAGCCGGGCGTCGCCGACACGTTCGCGCTCGACGAGGTCAAGGAGCACTACTACACGACGCACGACGAGCTGAACCCGAAGCGGATCATCCCCGCCGGGCCGCTCGACCTCGGGTTCACCTAG
- a CDS encoding formylglycine-generating enzyme family protein: MHHPASRRRVELPGGTFAMGSEAHYSEEAPVHRVQVNAFAIDAYEVTNARFAEFVAATGHVTVAERPLDPADFPGAPAENLVPGSMVFTPPPGPVDLRHLSQWWTWMRGASWRAPEGPGSSVEDRWEHPVVHVAYDDAAAYATWAGARLPTEAEWEFAARGGLEGAAFTWGDQPRPEGRLMANTWDGPDFPWRSTGESGFERTAPVGSFPANGFGLHDMAGNVWEWTGDWWTSRHATDGCCVPIDPREASLDPAQPQFRIPRKVIKGGSHLCADTYCLRYRPAARRAQMIDTGMSHVGFRCVWPVPAPERT; encoded by the coding sequence ATGCATCACCCGGCGAGCCGCCGCCGGGTCGAGCTGCCGGGCGGCACGTTCGCGATGGGGTCCGAGGCGCACTACTCCGAGGAAGCGCCGGTCCACCGCGTCCAGGTGAACGCGTTCGCCATCGACGCCTATGAGGTGACGAACGCCCGCTTCGCCGAGTTCGTCGCCGCGACCGGGCACGTGACCGTCGCCGAGCGTCCACTCGACCCGGCCGACTTCCCCGGCGCGCCGGCCGAGAACCTGGTGCCCGGCTCGATGGTGTTCACGCCTCCGCCCGGCCCGGTCGACCTGCGCCACCTGAGCCAGTGGTGGACCTGGATGCGGGGCGCCTCCTGGCGAGCGCCCGAGGGACCCGGCTCGTCGGTCGAGGACCGCTGGGAGCACCCGGTCGTGCACGTCGCGTACGACGACGCCGCCGCCTACGCCACGTGGGCGGGAGCGCGGCTGCCCACCGAGGCGGAGTGGGAGTTCGCGGCCCGCGGCGGGCTTGAAGGCGCGGCGTTCACCTGGGGAGACCAGCCGCGGCCCGAGGGCCGCCTGATGGCCAACACGTGGGACGGGCCCGACTTCCCCTGGCGGTCCACCGGCGAGTCGGGGTTCGAGCGGACCGCGCCCGTCGGGTCGTTCCCGGCGAACGGCTTCGGCCTGCACGACATGGCGGGCAACGTCTGGGAGTGGACTGGCGACTGGTGGACGTCCCGGCACGCGACGGACGGCTGCTGCGTGCCGATCGACCCGCGCGAGGCCAGCCTGGACCCCGCGCAACCGCAGTTCCGGATCCCGCGCAAGGTGATCAAGGGCGGCTCGCACCTGTGCGCGGACACCTATTGCCTGCGCTACCGGCCCGCCGCCCGCCGGGCGCAGATGATCGACACCGGGATGAGCCACGTCGGCTTCCGCTGCGTGTGGCCCGTCCCGGCACCGGAGCGGACATGA
- a CDS encoding arylsulfatase, with product MADKPNILIIWGDDIGISNLSCYTHGLMGYRTPNIDRLAEEGVRFTDAYGEQSCTAGRAAFITGQNPLRSGLTKVGFPGADIGLRAEDPTIATALRHEGYATGQFGKNHFGDRDEFLPTMHGFDEFFGNLYHLNAEEEPEHPDYPTDDEFPDFRRRFGPRGVLHTWANGDGTQRIEDTGALTRERMKTCDEEFRDAAVDFMRRQHDAGTPFFVWFNTTHMHFRTHTRDEDLGRAGRWQSPYHDTMLYHDEIVGQVLDELESLGIADNTIVMYSTDNGPHMNSWPDAGMTPFRNEKNSNWEGAYRVPALLRWPARVPAGRVLNGIVSHNDWFVTLLAAAGNPDIAEQLRSGAELAGTTYKVHLDGFNQLEYFTGASGESPRTHFFYVSDDGDLTALRFDNWKFVFLEQRAVGTLRVWSEPYVELRVPLVFNLRTDPYERANITSNTYYDWMINHAWLLIPAQQYVAQMLQTLAEFPPRQEPASFSVDQVLEKLKTGAAGSS from the coding sequence GTGGCGGACAAGCCGAACATCCTGATCATCTGGGGCGACGACATCGGGATCTCCAACCTGAGCTGTTACACGCACGGGCTGATGGGCTACCGGACCCCGAACATCGATCGGCTCGCCGAGGAGGGGGTCCGGTTCACCGACGCATACGGTGAGCAGAGCTGCACAGCCGGGCGTGCCGCGTTCATCACCGGTCAGAACCCGTTGCGCTCCGGGTTGACCAAGGTCGGCTTCCCCGGGGCCGACATCGGCCTGCGGGCGGAGGATCCGACGATCGCGACGGCGCTCAGGCACGAGGGCTACGCGACCGGGCAGTTCGGCAAGAACCACTTCGGCGACCGCGACGAGTTCCTGCCGACGATGCACGGCTTCGACGAGTTCTTCGGCAACCTCTACCACCTCAACGCGGAGGAGGAGCCCGAGCACCCTGACTACCCGACCGACGACGAGTTCCCCGACTTCCGCCGGCGGTTCGGACCGCGGGGCGTGCTGCACACGTGGGCCAACGGTGACGGGACCCAGCGCATCGAGGACACCGGGGCGCTGACCAGGGAGCGGATGAAGACCTGCGACGAGGAGTTCCGGGACGCCGCGGTCGACTTCATGCGCCGCCAGCACGACGCCGGCACGCCGTTCTTCGTCTGGTTCAACACCACCCACATGCACTTCCGGACCCACACCCGCGACGAGGATCTGGGCCGGGCCGGGCGGTGGCAGTCGCCCTACCACGACACGATGCTCTACCACGACGAGATCGTCGGTCAGGTGCTCGACGAGCTCGAGTCGCTCGGCATCGCGGACAACACGATCGTCATGTACTCGACCGACAACGGCCCGCACATGAACTCGTGGCCGGACGCCGGGATGACGCCGTTCCGCAACGAGAAGAACTCCAACTGGGAGGGCGCGTACCGGGTGCCCGCGCTGCTCCGCTGGCCGGCTCGGGTCCCGGCGGGCCGGGTGCTCAACGGGATCGTCAGCCACAACGACTGGTTCGTGACGCTGCTGGCCGCGGCCGGGAACCCCGACATCGCCGAGCAGCTCCGGTCCGGTGCGGAGCTGGCCGGCACGACGTACAAGGTGCACCTTGACGGGTTCAACCAGCTCGAGTACTTCACCGGTGCGAGCGGAGAAAGTCCGCGCACGCACTTCTTCTACGTGTCCGACGACGGCGACCTGACGGCGCTGCGGTTCGACAACTGGAAGTTCGTGTTTCTCGAGCAACGGGCGGTCGGGACGCTGCGCGTCTGGTCGGAGCCGTACGTGGAGCTGCGCGTGCCACTGGTCTTCAACCTGCGCACCGATCCGTACGAGCGCGCGAACATCACGTCGAACACGTACTACGACTGGATGATCAACCACGCGTGGCTGCTGATCCCGGCTCAGCAGTACGTGGCGCAGATGCTGCAGACGCTCGCCGAGTTCCCGCCGCGGCAGGAGCCGGCGTCGTTCAGCGTCGACCAGGTGCTGGAGAAGCTCAAGACCGGCGCGGCGGGAAGCAGTTGA
- the smpB gene encoding SsrA-binding protein SmpB: MADIANNRQASYKYNLLDKWECGMVLTGTEVKSLRDKKAVIKDGYATVYNGEVWLHNVHIAPYPQATRENHEPERPRKLLMHRREIEKLIGKTKEKGLTLVPTRLYFKGRHAKVEIALGRGKDAKDKRHSIKEREMKREIERSFRR, translated from the coding sequence GTGGCCGACATCGCCAACAACCGCCAGGCGTCGTACAAGTACAACCTGCTGGACAAGTGGGAGTGCGGCATGGTGCTCACCGGCACCGAGGTCAAGTCCCTGCGCGACAAGAAGGCGGTCATCAAGGACGGGTACGCGACCGTCTACAACGGCGAGGTGTGGCTGCACAACGTCCACATCGCGCCGTATCCGCAGGCCACGCGCGAGAACCACGAGCCCGAGCGGCCGCGCAAGCTGCTCATGCACCGGCGTGAGATCGAGAAGCTGATCGGCAAGACCAAGGAGAAGGGCCTGACGCTCGTCCCGACGCGGCTCTACTTCAAGGGCCGCCACGCCAAGGTCGAGATCGCGCTCGGGCGCGGCAAGGACGCCAAGGACAAGCGCCACTCGATCAAGGAGCGCGAGATGAAGCGCGAGATCGAGCGGAGCTTCCGCCGCTAG
- a CDS encoding MMPL family transporter, translating to MQRLLLLPTGRRSRYVVAVLAVLIAGGLSSQAGKLESVQKRDLAAFLPGDAESVAALKATRGFPSGDVSPAVVVVAREAGLTEQDRQALNALRELDLPLASPRAPEPTFTEDGQAGLLALPLKGENSDTVSEAVERLRDQSFPDGLQHAVTGPAGFSTDLKNVFAGADTRLLAVTGGLVLLLLILIYRSPIFWLIPFFTVILTEGATRGLAALLGEAGLVINGQNAGILSVLVFGAATDYALLLVARYREELTRHETSGAAMAQALKGAAPAILASGATVIAGLLTLVFAAVDSSASIGPLGAAGVAVALALSVTLLPATLVIAGRRAFWPRIPHHGDDVSDDHRVWHRLGGAIAKRPRPLWVGSTVVLVILALGLTGLDTSLTQEQQLRGNPEAVAGQELLGEHFPAGLSAPASVIVPRGGDVQAVKNAIDNDIQREEEGEPGTQLSVVLADDPFSEDAVQAIPRLRAAVHAAEPKALVGGQTAQSYDLRDAAERDNLVIPPLTLGVVLLVLILLLRALVAPLLLLVATALSAAAALGAGVVIFDVILDLPAVDPALPLLAFVFLVALGIDYTIFLMARAREETEQVGTRRGVLAALAVTGGVITSAGIVLAGTFSALAVLPLVVLTQLGTVVAFGVLLDTLLVRSVLVPALVHDVGAKVWLPSRLARRDE from the coding sequence ATGCAACGCCTTCTTCTCCTGCCCACGGGCCGCCGATCGCGGTACGTGGTCGCCGTGCTCGCCGTGCTGATCGCGGGCGGGTTGTCCTCGCAGGCGGGCAAGCTCGAGTCGGTCCAGAAGCGCGACCTGGCGGCGTTCCTGCCCGGTGACGCCGAGTCCGTCGCGGCGCTGAAGGCGACGCGCGGGTTCCCGTCCGGCGACGTGAGCCCCGCCGTGGTCGTCGTCGCGCGCGAGGCCGGGCTGACCGAGCAGGACCGACAGGCGCTGAACGCGCTGCGCGAGCTCGACCTGCCGCTCGCGTCTCCCCGCGCACCGGAGCCGACGTTCACCGAGGACGGGCAGGCCGGCCTGCTGGCGCTGCCGCTGAAGGGCGAGAACTCCGACACCGTGTCCGAGGCGGTCGAGCGGCTGCGCGACCAGTCGTTCCCCGACGGGCTCCAGCACGCCGTCACGGGGCCCGCGGGCTTCTCCACCGACCTCAAGAACGTCTTCGCCGGCGCGGACACGCGGCTGCTCGCGGTCACCGGCGGCCTCGTCCTGCTCCTGCTGATCCTGATCTACCGCTCGCCGATCTTCTGGCTGATCCCGTTCTTCACGGTGATCCTCACCGAGGGCGCGACCCGTGGCCTCGCGGCGCTGCTGGGCGAGGCCGGCCTGGTCATCAACGGCCAGAACGCCGGCATCCTCTCCGTGCTCGTCTTCGGCGCCGCGACGGACTACGCGCTGCTGCTGGTCGCGCGCTACCGGGAGGAGCTCACGCGTCACGAGACCTCCGGCGCCGCGATGGCGCAGGCGCTCAAGGGCGCCGCCCCCGCGATCCTCGCGTCGGGCGCGACCGTCATCGCCGGCCTGCTGACGCTCGTGTTCGCCGCGGTCGACTCGTCCGCGTCGATCGGCCCGCTCGGCGCCGCGGGCGTCGCCGTCGCGCTCGCCTTGAGCGTCACCCTCCTCCCCGCCACGCTCGTGATCGCCGGACGGCGGGCGTTCTGGCCGCGGATCCCGCACCATGGCGACGACGTGAGCGACGACCACCGCGTCTGGCACCGCCTCGGCGGCGCGATCGCCAAGCGCCCACGCCCGTTGTGGGTCGGCTCGACCGTCGTGCTGGTGATCCTCGCGCTCGGCCTGACCGGCCTGGACACGTCGCTCACGCAGGAGCAGCAGCTGCGCGGGAACCCGGAGGCGGTCGCCGGCCAGGAGCTGCTGGGCGAGCACTTCCCGGCCGGGCTGTCGGCGCCGGCGAGCGTGATCGTCCCGCGCGGCGGTGACGTGCAGGCCGTCAAGAACGCGATCGACAACGACATCCAGCGCGAGGAGGAGGGCGAGCCGGGCACGCAGCTCAGCGTCGTCCTCGCCGACGACCCGTTTAGCGAGGACGCCGTGCAGGCGATCCCGCGGCTGCGCGCCGCGGTCCACGCGGCCGAGCCGAAGGCGCTCGTCGGCGGCCAGACCGCGCAGTCCTACGACCTGCGTGACGCGGCCGAGCGCGACAACCTCGTGATCCCGCCGCTGACGCTCGGCGTCGTCCTGCTCGTGCTGATCCTGCTGCTGCGCGCCCTGGTCGCGCCGCTGCTCCTGCTGGTCGCGACCGCGCTGTCGGCCGCCGCCGCGCTCGGTGCCGGCGTCGTGATCTTCGACGTCATCCTCGACCTGCCCGCGGTCGACCCCGCGCTGCCGCTGCTGGCGTTCGTGTTCCTCGTCGCCCTCGGGATCGACTACACGATCTTCCTGATGGCCCGCGCGCGCGAGGAGACCGAGCAGGTCGGCACCCGCCGGGGCGTGCTGGCCGCGCTGGCGGTCACCGGCGGGGTGATCACGTCGGCGGGCATCGTGCTCGCGGGGACGTTCTCCGCGCTCGCCGTGCTCCCGCTGGTCGTGCTGACGCAGCTGGGCACGGTGGTCGCGTTCGGCGTCCTGCTGGACACGCTGCTCGTGCGCAGCGTGCTCGTCCCGGCGCTCGTGCATGACGTCGGCGCCAAGGTCTGGCTGCCGTCGAGGCTCGCCCGCCGCGACGAGTAG